In Nitrosopumilus sp. b3, one DNA window encodes the following:
- a CDS encoding DUF1059 domain-containing protein has translation MAKSYTCSSLVKDCTWSTTANDTATLMKKIVAHAEFKHDLQLSTGDKIKIQSTIKDR, from the coding sequence ATGGCAAAAAGTTACACATGCTCTAGCTTGGTAAAAGACTGTACTTGGTCAACAACTGCAAATGATACGGCAACTTTGATGAAGAAAATAGTCGCTCATGCAGAATTCAAGCACGATCTTCAATTATCAACAGGCGATAAAATCAAAATTCAATCCACAATTAAAGATAGATGA
- a CDS encoding pyridoxamine 5'-phosphate oxidase family protein, whose translation MQLVGILQIKSYEKIKEFLHDEHVGRLSSIDANGFPQIIPMNFVFLNDAIYMHSHVKGEKLDNISRNNKVGFEADRELEFLPSYFEDPHNASLADTLYISVVIKGTGIFVIDRDEKTLALNGLMEKYQPEGKYDPIESQMRVLDAVSIIKVVPHTIHGKYKIGQHLKPEDRMELAKNILKKNSPSSKQTLKIMGFEETTDGLRMIDEPIW comes from the coding sequence ATGCAACTAGTAGGAATTCTTCAGATTAAATCATATGAAAAAATTAAAGAATTTCTACATGATGAACACGTAGGTCGACTATCAAGTATTGATGCTAACGGATTCCCTCAAATAATTCCAATGAATTTTGTATTTCTTAATGATGCTATTTACATGCATTCTCATGTAAAGGGTGAAAAATTAGATAATATTTCTAGAAATAATAAAGTTGGATTTGAGGCTGACAGAGAACTAGAATTTTTGCCATCCTATTTTGAAGATCCTCACAACGCCTCACTTGCAGATACACTATACATCAGTGTTGTAATAAAAGGAACTGGAATATTTGTAATTGATAGAGATGAAAAAACACTTGCACTTAATGGTCTAATGGAAAAATATCAGCCTGAAGGAAAGTATGATCCTATTGAATCTCAAATGCGAGTTTTGGATGCTGTTAGCATTATCAAAGTTGTTCCACATACAATTCATGGCAAGTACAAAATAGGGCAACACTTGAAGCCCGAAGATAGGATGGAACTTGCAAAAAATATTTTGAAAAAAAATTCCCCTTCATCTAAACAAACTCTAAAAATAATGGGTTTTGAAGAAACAACGGATGGTTTAAGAATGATTGATGAACCCATTTGGTAG
- a CDS encoding HAMP domain-containing sensor histidine kinase — protein MHRENQEDSDFDPMNAPQRTVFFKKSKPTESEKIDDFSNEDKPKEKEEIEKISENTQASQNLKEDDENLDETDKKLISLKNEIENAKKSHEITKQRLSTKSKSLKKAKSTLTQTQKKLDEVLSAELNKFESSKLEMIGKLSSKMAHDIRNPLTTLQSQIELMKVKQKNHEDQVLTNSILNMEEAISHITNQINDVLGFIRTPELRMITCDLKEIVKNSISEVKLPNNIELFSSLESCLLQCDVIKIRGIITNIIQNAVQAIRVKGEVNVTLETEGDYAVVKVSDTGPGIPDEHLEQIFEPMYTTKDEGTGLGLASCKQFLDMHNGSISVSNNPTTFTIKLPKTKSS, from the coding sequence ATGCATAGAGAAAATCAAGAAGACTCTGATTTTGATCCTATGAATGCACCTCAAAGAACAGTTTTCTTTAAAAAATCAAAACCTACAGAATCAGAAAAAATTGATGATTTCTCTAATGAGGATAAACCCAAAGAAAAAGAAGAAATTGAAAAAATCTCTGAAAACACACAGGCTAGTCAGAATTTAAAAGAAGATGATGAAAATTTAGATGAAACTGATAAAAAGTTAATTTCTCTAAAAAATGAAATTGAGAATGCAAAAAAATCTCATGAAATTACTAAGCAAAGATTATCCACTAAATCAAAGTCTCTTAAAAAAGCAAAATCCACACTTACTCAAACCCAAAAAAAACTTGATGAAGTTCTATCTGCCGAATTAAATAAATTTGAAAGTAGTAAACTTGAGATGATTGGTAAACTTTCTTCAAAAATGGCACATGATATTAGAAATCCTTTGACAACATTACAATCCCAAATTGAATTGATGAAAGTAAAACAAAAAAATCATGAGGATCAAGTATTAACAAATTCTATATTGAATATGGAGGAAGCAATATCCCACATTACAAACCAAATTAATGATGTGTTGGGTTTTATTCGAACTCCGGAACTTAGAATGATCACTTGTGATTTAAAAGAAATTGTGAAAAATTCTATTTCGGAGGTAAAACTTCCCAACAACATTGAATTGTTTTCTTCTTTAGAATCCTGTCTGTTGCAATGTGATGTTATAAAAATTCGTGGAATTATCACAAATATAATACAAAATGCTGTTCAGGCAATTAGAGTAAAGGGGGAAGTAAATGTTACTCTTGAAACTGAAGGGGATTATGCAGTAGTCAAAGTGTCTGATACAGGACCGGGAATACCTGATGAACATCTTGAACAAATTTTTGAGCCCATGTATACCACAAAAGATGAAGGAACTGGTTTAGGATTGGCATCTTGTAAACAATTTTTGGATATGCACAATGGTTCAATTTCCGTGAGCAACAATCCTACCACATTCACAATAAAATTGCCAAAAACTAAAAGTTCTTGA
- a CDS encoding LLM class flavin-dependent oxidoreductase, producing the protein MYLASKTLKFGIQNGLNVARAGYTEDQILTACMLADKTGYDSIFYMDHTNVPQWKNATVLDPWVMLSAIAAVTNNVELGTCVTDAIRRHPSNIALAAITLDRVSKGRAILGIGAGEAQNLKEFCIPFEKPVSKWAEQIEVIHTLYDSTPDNTVDYAGKYYQLEGACLQAPPIRKPRPPTYMASGGKRTLELTGKLGDGWLPIGYTPELFEDHRKQIEVSMDKHNRTQEEKDNFQMALDIDVYFSEDAEESWAKMKEAVKVSLFKPEVLRVHGLKEIEGFDFVKYFTEYSMSDQSWIVKMREAATKIPDKIARSSTAVGTPEDIIPTFERFMDAGVNHFVIRFWGKNYFGSIDKFASHVMPALRAKAKQ; encoded by the coding sequence TTGTACTTGGCTTCAAAGACACTCAAATTTGGCATTCAAAATGGATTAAATGTCGCAAGAGCTGGCTATACTGAAGATCAAATTTTAACAGCTTGTATGCTTGCTGATAAAACTGGATATGATTCAATCTTCTATATGGATCACACCAATGTCCCACAATGGAAAAATGCGACTGTGTTAGATCCATGGGTTATGTTATCTGCAATAGCGGCTGTTACAAATAATGTTGAATTAGGAACCTGTGTTACTGACGCAATTAGAAGACACCCATCAAATATTGCACTAGCTGCCATCACACTTGATAGGGTTTCAAAAGGAAGGGCAATTCTCGGAATAGGCGCAGGTGAGGCTCAAAATCTAAAAGAATTTTGTATTCCATTTGAAAAACCAGTTTCAAAATGGGCTGAACAAATTGAAGTTATTCATACGTTGTATGATTCGACTCCAGATAATACAGTTGATTATGCAGGAAAATATTATCAATTAGAAGGTGCATGTTTGCAAGCACCACCAATTAGAAAACCACGTCCTCCAACTTACATGGCTTCAGGTGGTAAACGAACATTAGAATTAACGGGAAAACTCGGTGATGGTTGGTTGCCAATTGGATACACTCCTGAATTATTTGAGGATCATAGAAAACAAATCGAAGTTTCAATGGATAAGCATAACAGAACTCAGGAAGAAAAAGACAACTTCCAAATGGCTTTAGATATTGACGTTTACTTTTCTGAAGATGCAGAAGAGTCTTGGGCAAAAATGAAAGAAGCTGTAAAAGTTAGTTTGTTCAAACCTGAAGTTTTGAGAGTTCATGGATTAAAAGAAATTGAAGGATTTGATTTCGTAAAATACTTTACAGAATATTCAATGTCTGATCAAAGTTGGATTGTTAAAATGAGAGAAGCAGCAACTAAAATTCCAGACAAAATAGCACGTTCATCTACTGCTGTTGGAACTCCAGAAGATATCATCCCAACATTTGAGCGATTTATGGATGCCGGTGTAAATCACTTTGTAATTAGATTCTGGGGAAAGAATTACTTTGGCTCTATTGATAAATTTGCAAGTCATGTTATGCCTGCACTTAGAGCAAAAGCCAAGCAATAA
- a CDS encoding iron-containing alcohol dehydrogenase, with amino-acid sequence MHTVRIPKVINFGEDALGQTEYPKNALVVTTVPPELSDKWLAKMGIQDYLLYDQVKPEPSIDDVNTLISQFKDKKPSVLIGLGGGSSMDVVKYAAQDFGVEKILIPTTFGTGAEMTTYCVLKFDGKKKLLHEDRFLADMAVVDSYFMNGTPEQVIKNSVCDACAQATEGYDSKLGNDLTRTLCKQAFEILYDAIMNDKPENYPYGSMLSGMGFGNCSTTLGHALSYVFSNEGVPHGYSLSSCTTVAHKHNKSIFYDRFKEAMEKLGFDKLELKADVSEAADVVMTDKGHLDPNPIPISKDDVVKCLEDIKSGNL; translated from the coding sequence ATGCACACAGTACGTATCCCAAAAGTTATCAACTTTGGAGAAGACGCACTTGGTCAAACAGAGTATCCAAAAAATGCCCTTGTTGTAACAACCGTTCCACCAGAACTTTCTGATAAATGGTTGGCAAAAATGGGAATTCAGGATTATTTGTTATATGATCAAGTGAAACCTGAACCATCAATTGACGACGTCAATACATTGATTTCACAATTCAAAGACAAAAAACCATCTGTTCTAATTGGATTGGGTGGCGGAAGTTCAATGGATGTTGTAAAATATGCTGCCCAAGATTTTGGTGTAGAAAAGATTTTGATCCCTACTACATTTGGAACTGGAGCTGAAATGACAACTTATTGTGTTCTAAAATTTGATGGAAAAAAGAAATTGTTACACGAAGATAGATTTTTGGCCGACATGGCTGTAGTTGATTCATATTTTATGAATGGTACTCCAGAACAAGTCATCAAAAATTCTGTCTGTGATGCATGTGCTCAAGCTACTGAGGGCTATGACAGTAAACTCGGTAATGACTTGACTAGAACTCTATGTAAACAAGCATTTGAGATTCTCTATGATGCAATTATGAATGACAAACCAGAAAACTACCCATACGGTTCAATGTTATCTGGAATGGGATTTGGAAATTGCTCAACGACTCTAGGACATGCTTTGTCCTATGTATTCTCAAATGAAGGTGTACCACATGGCTATTCCTTGTCATCTTGTACTACAGTTGCACACAAGCATAACAAGTCAATCTTCTATGATAGATTCAAAGAAGCTATGGAAAAACTCGGATTTGACAAATTAGAACTCAAAGCCGATGTTTCTGAAGCTGCAGATGTTGTAATGACTGACAAAGGACATTTGGATCCAAACCCAATTCCAATATCCAAAGACGACGTTGTTAAATGTCTTGAAGACATCAAATCAGGTAATTTGTAA
- the uvrA gene encoding excinuclease ABC subunit UvrA, with protein sequence MTENKLKIRGARHHNLKNLDIDIPKNKLVVISGLSGSGKSTLAFDTIYAEGQRRYVESLSAYARQFLEMMDKPDVDSIEGLSPAISIQQKTTSKNPRSTVGTTTEIYDYMRLLYARIGIPYCTNCGRKVSTQSIERICDSVLKDFSGKKILILAPIIQRKKGTYEKLFEQIKKDGYSRIRVNGEILSLDDDIPPLDRQKWHNIEIIVDRITTEKSERSRLFEAIQTAIKSSKGDVMIATDKAEKIFSQNNACPYCGLTVGELEPRSFSFNSPFGMCKTCNGLGVKMEFDADLVIPDKSKSILDGAIVPWSGRFSSFRRQALRAVGMKFGFDLMTPLEKIKPKHFDIILHGTSDLIDFKYRSKSGDSSWQYTDAFEGVLVNLQRVFMETDSESKREWLKQFMRDTPCTACNGKKLKPESLAVKINEQGIMDVCNMSIDHCYDFFSTLKLTKNEQYIAKDVLKEIKERLEFLMNVGLNYLSLNRLSSTLSGGESQRIRLATQIGSNLTGVLYVLDEPTIGLHQRDNARLIKTLNKLRNLGNSVIVVEHDEEVIRNSDWIVDLGPGAGIHGGNVVFEGTVKKILNGSDSVTGAYLKDSSLISLENKIRNKSGLLTIKKASENNLKEIDVEIPLGLFVSVTGVSGSGKSTLINDVLLKTLESHFYKTNVRPGNHKEITGLENIDKVIAIDQSPIGRTPRSNPATYIGAFTPIRELYANTALSKERGYAPGQFSFNVADGRCFACDGDGVKQIEMQFLSDVYVKCDECKGKRYNTETLSVLYKGKNISDILDMTVYEALNFFENVPSIKRKLQTVYDVGLGYIKLGQSSTTLSGGEAQRVKLASELSKRGTGKTLYILDEPTTGLHFADVQKLLDVLNRLVNLGNTVVVIEHNMDIIKNSDWLIDLGPEGGDEGGKIVATGTPITVSKAPGSYTGKFLRKLLKK encoded by the coding sequence ATGACAGAAAATAAATTAAAAATTCGTGGAGCACGACACCATAATCTAAAAAATTTGGATATTGATATTCCGAAAAATAAACTTGTAGTAATTAGTGGTTTGTCTGGTTCTGGTAAATCTACATTAGCTTTTGACACAATTTATGCAGAAGGACAACGACGATATGTTGAATCGCTTTCTGCATATGCACGACAATTCTTAGAGATGATGGATAAACCTGATGTTGATTCTATTGAAGGACTATCCCCTGCTATTTCTATTCAACAAAAAACTACAAGTAAAAATCCTCGTTCAACTGTGGGTACTACGACTGAAATTTATGATTACATGAGATTGCTTTATGCTAGAATTGGTATTCCATATTGTACTAATTGTGGTAGAAAAGTATCTACACAATCAATTGAGAGAATATGTGATTCAGTCCTGAAAGATTTTTCAGGGAAAAAAATTCTGATTCTGGCTCCAATCATTCAAAGAAAAAAAGGAACATATGAGAAATTATTTGAGCAAATCAAGAAGGATGGCTATTCTAGAATTCGTGTTAATGGCGAAATTTTGAGCCTAGATGATGATATTCCTCCACTTGATAGGCAAAAATGGCACAATATTGAGATAATCGTTGATAGAATAACTACAGAAAAATCAGAAAGATCACGATTATTTGAGGCAATTCAAACTGCAATAAAATCATCCAAAGGTGATGTTATGATTGCAACTGACAAGGCAGAAAAAATCTTCTCACAAAACAATGCCTGTCCTTATTGTGGATTGACAGTTGGTGAATTAGAGCCTCGTTCTTTTTCATTTAATTCCCCATTTGGAATGTGCAAAACCTGCAATGGATTGGGAGTAAAGATGGAATTTGATGCTGATTTGGTAATTCCTGATAAATCAAAATCTATTTTGGATGGTGCAATTGTTCCCTGGAGTGGTAGGTTCTCATCATTTAGAAGACAAGCATTAAGGGCAGTTGGAATGAAATTTGGTTTTGACTTGATGACTCCTTTGGAAAAAATTAAGCCAAAACATTTTGATATTATTTTACATGGGACATCTGATTTAATTGATTTTAAATATCGCTCAAAATCTGGTGACTCTTCTTGGCAATATACTGATGCATTTGAGGGAGTACTCGTAAATCTTCAACGGGTATTCATGGAAACTGATTCTGAATCCAAACGTGAATGGCTAAAACAATTCATGCGTGATACCCCTTGTACTGCATGTAATGGTAAAAAACTAAAACCTGAATCACTTGCAGTAAAAATCAATGAGCAAGGAATAATGGATGTTTGTAACATGTCAATTGATCATTGCTATGATTTTTTTTCCACTCTAAAATTAACTAAAAATGAACAATACATTGCAAAAGATGTTCTAAAAGAGATCAAAGAACGCTTAGAATTTCTAATGAATGTGGGTTTGAATTATTTATCGTTAAACAGATTAAGCTCCACATTATCTGGAGGTGAATCTCAAAGAATTCGATTAGCTACTCAGATTGGCTCAAACCTTACAGGGGTATTGTATGTTCTTGATGAGCCTACAATTGGATTGCATCAGCGTGATAATGCAAGACTAATAAAAACGCTAAACAAGCTACGAAATCTTGGAAATTCTGTTATTGTAGTAGAGCATGACGAAGAAGTTATACGAAATTCAGACTGGATAGTCGATTTGGGTCCGGGTGCAGGTATTCATGGAGGTAATGTAGTTTTTGAAGGAACTGTGAAAAAAATTCTCAATGGGAGTGATTCTGTTACAGGTGCATATCTTAAGGATAGTTCTTTGATATCATTAGAAAATAAAATTCGAAACAAGTCTGGTTTACTAACCATAAAAAAAGCATCAGAAAATAATCTCAAAGAAATTGATGTTGAAATCCCCCTGGGGCTTTTTGTATCTGTCACTGGGGTTTCAGGTTCTGGAAAATCCACTTTGATCAATGATGTATTGCTTAAAACCTTGGAAAGTCATTTTTATAAAACAAATGTCAGGCCAGGAAACCACAAAGAAATTACTGGTTTAGAAAATATCGATAAAGTCATTGCAATTGATCAATCTCCAATTGGGCGAACCCCTAGATCAAATCCTGCAACATACATCGGAGCATTTACTCCAATTAGAGAATTATATGCAAATACAGCACTATCAAAAGAACGCGGTTATGCCCCTGGGCAATTCTCATTTAATGTAGCTGATGGTAGATGTTTTGCATGTGATGGAGATGGCGTAAAACAAATTGAGATGCAGTTTTTGTCTGACGTTTATGTAAAATGTGATGAATGCAAAGGAAAAAGATACAACACTGAAACATTATCTGTATTGTACAAGGGTAAAAATATTTCAGATATTTTAGACATGACAGTTTATGAGGCATTGAATTTCTTTGAAAATGTTCCATCAATTAAACGAAAATTACAAACCGTATATGATGTTGGATTGGGATATATCAAACTTGGACAATCATCGACCACTTTGTCTGGGGGGGAAGCTCAAAGAGTAAAACTTGCATCTGAGCTCTCAAAACGTGGTACTGGAAAAACACTCTATATTTTAGATGAGCCTACTACTGGATTGCATTTTGCAGATGTTCAAAAATTACTTGATGTCCTTAATCGATTAGTAAACTTGGGAAATACTGTTGTTGTAATAGAGCACAATATGGATATTATCAAAAATTCTGACTGGCTAATTGATCTTGGTCCTGAAGGGGGAGATGAAGGTGGTAAAATTGTGGCTACTGGAACACCTATTACAGTATCAAAGGCACCGGGAAGTTATACTGGAAAGTTTTTGAGAAAATTATTGAAAAAATGA
- the uvrB gene encoding excinuclease ABC subunit UvrB, with amino-acid sequence MEQTSRFELVSEYLPTGDQPQAIDALVEGVKKKSIQTLLGVTGSGKTFSIANVIARTGKNTLVISHNKTLAAQLYSELKQFFPKNNVGYFVSYYDYYQPESYLPQTDTYIEKDTQINEKIEKLRLEATAMLLSGEPTIIVSTVSCIYSLGNPKDWEDLAITIKTGEEIKRTEIIRKFIDARYERNDTDVAPGNFRVKGDTIDVTPAYSEDLVRISMFGDEIEKITLLDHVSLKEKKKVLQMKIFPAKHYLIAKDVRQKAVNSIKKELQKRLPELNELEKQRLEMRTKYDLEMIEELGYCSGIENYSRHFDGRSPGEKAFCLMDFFGDDYILVIDESHVTIPQLHGMYKGDHSRKNELVTYGFRLPSAFDNRPLKFEEFEGYIKNTIFVSATPSEYEKKISSKIAEQLVRPTGLLDPVVEIRPTQGQMDDLINEINKRSAKSERVLVTTLTKRMAEDLAEYLSKKQVRVRYMHSEIDGLQRTELIRQLRLGEFDVLVGINLLREGLDIPEVSLVAILDADKEGFLRNFTSLIQTCGRAARNEHGTVIMYADNNTQSMKNAMNETTRRREKQIQYNLEHNITPKTIIKSVPEQETALDESKLKSTHDLHNDIVDLEAQMKKYSEDLDFERAIECRDRIKRLEKEIQLKDDRK; translated from the coding sequence TTGGAGCAAACATCTAGATTTGAATTGGTATCTGAGTATTTGCCTACGGGGGATCAGCCACAAGCAATTGATGCTCTAGTTGAGGGTGTAAAGAAAAAATCAATTCAAACTTTACTTGGGGTTACTGGAAGTGGCAAAACATTCTCAATTGCAAATGTAATTGCTAGAACAGGAAAAAACACACTTGTAATATCTCATAACAAAACTTTGGCAGCTCAGCTCTATTCGGAACTAAAGCAATTTTTCCCTAAAAATAACGTTGGTTATTTTGTTTCATATTATGACTACTACCAGCCAGAAAGCTACCTTCCTCAAACTGATACGTATATTGAAAAAGATACTCAAATTAATGAAAAAATTGAAAAATTAAGGCTAGAGGCAACTGCGATGCTTTTATCTGGAGAGCCTACAATAATTGTCTCTACAGTTTCATGTATTTACTCTCTAGGAAATCCAAAGGATTGGGAAGATTTAGCAATTACAATAAAAACTGGAGAAGAAATTAAACGAACAGAGATTATTCGAAAATTCATCGATGCAAGATATGAGAGAAATGATACAGATGTAGCACCAGGAAACTTTAGGGTAAAAGGTGATACCATTGATGTAACTCCTGCATATTCTGAAGATCTAGTGAGAATTTCCATGTTTGGAGATGAAATAGAAAAAATTACATTGCTTGATCATGTTTCTTTAAAAGAAAAAAAGAAAGTATTGCAAATGAAGATTTTTCCTGCAAAACATTATCTAATTGCAAAAGATGTTCGTCAAAAGGCTGTTAACTCAATCAAAAAGGAATTACAAAAACGATTACCTGAATTAAATGAATTAGAAAAACAAAGACTTGAAATGAGAACAAAATATGATTTAGAGATGATTGAGGAATTAGGATATTGTTCTGGTATTGAAAATTATTCTAGACATTTTGATGGACGTTCCCCTGGAGAAAAGGCATTCTGTTTGATGGATTTTTTTGGAGATGATTACATTCTTGTAATTGATGAATCACATGTGACCATACCTCAACTACATGGCATGTACAAAGGTGATCATTCAAGAAAAAATGAACTTGTCACATATGGATTTAGATTACCAAGTGCATTTGACAATAGACCCCTAAAATTTGAGGAGTTCGAAGGGTATATCAAAAACACGATATTTGTCTCTGCAACTCCTTCAGAATATGAGAAAAAAATCTCATCTAAAATTGCCGAGCAACTTGTAAGGCCAACTGGACTGCTAGATCCTGTAGTTGAAATTAGGCCCACACAAGGTCAAATGGATGATTTAATTAATGAAATTAACAAAAGATCTGCCAAATCTGAGCGTGTTTTAGTTACAACACTTACAAAAAGAATGGCAGAAGATTTGGCAGAATACCTATCCAAAAAACAAGTTAGGGTCAGATACATGCATTCAGAAATTGATGGGTTGCAAAGAACTGAATTAATCAGGCAATTACGCCTTGGAGAATTTGATGTCCTTGTTGGAATCAACTTGCTCAGAGAAGGATTAGATATTCCCGAAGTATCACTTGTAGCAATTTTAGATGCAGACAAAGAGGGCTTCTTACGAAATTTTACTAGTTTAATTCAAACATGTGGCAGAGCAGCAAGAAATGAACATGGCACTGTGATAATGTATGCCGATAACAATACCCAATCTATGAAAAATGCAATGAATGAAACTACACGCAGAAGAGAAAAACAAATTCAATATAATCTAGAACATAATATAACACCAAAGACTATCATAAAATCTGTACCAGAACAAGAAACGGCATTAGATGAATCTAAACTAAAATCAACTCATGATTTACACAATGACATTGTTGATTTGGAAGCTCAAATGAAAAAATATTCTGAAGATTTAGACTTTGAGCGGGCAATTGAATGCAGGGATAGAATAAAAAGACTAGAAAAGGAGATTCAATTAAAAGATGACAGAAAATAA
- a CDS encoding DUF4147 domain-containing protein, protein MIIQNFKDLATTDKKKDCLEILEAGLQAADPQNIIPKYVSPNEIKINNKNINLGKYSNIYSVAFGKAGDSMTRALNAIVPIKNGIVVIPKGSKSKIKGKKFQIFNSRHPEPDKTSVKAAKEVMKFVQNKRSDDFIIFLVSGGGSSLLAMPDEITLDDKVHVTKLLLKTGVSIQEFNCIRKHLSKIKGGKLIEKMKCQGVSLVMSDVEGDDLSSIASGTTYMDDTTYADALEIIDKYKIRWKIPTEVLQILENGLNKKTNEKPKKSKIDNFVIANNKGCLDAMKKKAEDIGYKVDTMQVFGDIKEVVPKILGNISEKQNTCLIFGGEPTVKVLGKGMGGRNQELVLRILKNSQKSKKMIISSMGTDGIDGNSRFAGAITENVKIDLSVMKEFLRNSDSGRFFEKQKANILTDFTHTNLMDIGVILR, encoded by the coding sequence ATGATTATACAAAATTTCAAAGATTTGGCAACTACAGATAAGAAAAAAGATTGTCTTGAAATTTTAGAGGCAGGTCTTCAAGCAGCAGATCCTCAAAATATCATTCCAAAGTATGTATCCCCTAACGAAATTAAGATAAATAATAAAAATATCAATCTTGGAAAATACTCAAACATCTATTCTGTGGCTTTTGGTAAAGCTGGCGACTCTATGACAAGAGCATTAAATGCAATTGTACCAATAAAAAATGGAATTGTGGTAATCCCCAAGGGTTCAAAATCAAAAATCAAAGGAAAAAAATTCCAAATTTTCAATTCCAGGCATCCTGAACCTGATAAAACAAGCGTAAAAGCTGCCAAAGAAGTTATGAAATTTGTCCAAAATAAGAGAAGTGATGATTTTATCATTTTTCTTGTATCAGGAGGAGGATCCTCACTTTTGGCCATGCCTGATGAAATTACTCTTGATGACAAAGTCCACGTTACAAAATTACTTTTAAAAACTGGTGTGAGTATACAAGAGTTCAATTGTATTAGGAAACACCTATCAAAAATCAAAGGGGGCAAATTGATTGAAAAGATGAAATGCCAAGGAGTCAGTTTGGTAATGTCAGATGTTGAAGGAGATGATCTTTCATCCATTGCTTCAGGTACAACATACATGGATGATACTACATATGCAGATGCATTAGAAATCATCGACAAATACAAAATACGATGGAAGATACCAACTGAAGTTTTACAGATTTTAGAGAACGGCTTAAATAAAAAAACAAACGAAAAGCCAAAAAAATCTAAAATTGATAATTTTGTTATTGCAAACAACAAAGGTTGCTTAGATGCAATGAAGAAAAAAGCTGAAGATATAGGATACAAAGTAGATACCATGCAGGTTTTTGGCGACATTAAAGAGGTAGTACCAAAAATACTTGGAAATATTTCAGAAAAGCAAAATACATGTTTGATTTTTGGAGGGGAGCCAACGGTGAAAGTTTTGGGAAAAGGTATGGGAGGCAGAAATCAAGAATTAGTTTTAAGAATTTTAAAGAATTCTCAGAAATCAAAAAAAATGATTATTTCATCTATGGGAACAGATGGAATAGATGGGAATTCCAGATTTGCAGGTGCAATAACCGAAAATGTCAAAATAGATTTGAGTGTGATGAAAGAATTTCTCAGAAATAGTGATTCAGGTAGATTCTTTGAAAAGCAAAAAGCAAATATTCTCACTGATTTTACTCACACTAATTTAATGGACATAGGCGTGATTTTAAGATAA